The following DNA comes from Cryptosporangium minutisporangium.
CCTCCCGGCTCAGCTCGTAGCGGAGCAGATCACGAAGCAGCGGGTGGTACCGGTACCATCCGGCCTTCTCTCCGCATGCGGTGACGAGCGCGTTCGTTTGTTCGAGGTTCTCCAGGAGGCGGGCGCTGTCGGATCCTTCGGTCAGCGCGTCCGCCAGCCCGGCGCACACCTCGTCGGGCAGGCTGGTCCGTCGGAGGAACGAGCGCACCGATGCGGGTAGGCCGCTGAGCACTTCGTGGGTCAGGTACGCCGCGACCGCGGGCAGCGCGCCGGTGAAACCCTCGACCCGACGATCTGCACCCGAGCCGCCGCCGAGAAACGCGGCGGCGAGACTCAGGCCGGCCGGCCAGCCACCGGTTCGTCGCTGTACTCGGCGCGCATCGCCCACGGTCAGCTCCACACCGTGCCGAGCCAGCAGTTGCGCGCACTCGTCGTCGAAGAAGCGCAGGTCGCTGTCGCGGAGGTCGGTCAGTTCCCCGCTCACCCGCTCCCGGTGGAGGGACAGCCGGGGCTCGACCCGCGCCAGCAGCACCACCGCCAGCTGATTCGACGGGTAGCGCAGCAGGGCGCGGATGTCCTCGAGGACCCGCGGTTCGCAGATCTCGTCAACGCCGTCCAGAACGAGGACGAAGTCGTCGAGGGTGGCTGCGCATTCGTGGGCCGCCACCGCGCAGTCGGCGGGCGGCGCGGATGCCGGGCCGACGCCGCCGGCGCGTCCGAGGACGGCGAAGAGGCGGGATCGGAACGTGTCCGGATCGCTGTCCGCCGCGGTCAGCGTCAGCCAGCCGACCGACCGCGACGTGGTCGCGGCCCACGCCCGTACGGCCACCGTCTTCCCCCACCCCGCGCCGGCGCACACCAGCGTGGTGCCCTGTCGGGTGCTCGCCTCGATCGTGGCGGTCAGCCGTTCTCGTTCGATCAGAACGGGAGGTAGTCGCGGAGACTCGTCTTCCGGCGGGCGGTAGCGAAGGATCTCCGCCCCCCGCCGTTCGGACGTGCGGCTCCGCACGGGCCGTCGGCTCCGAATCGCTGGTTCGGCATAGCGCCGCGGTGCACCGTCAGAATTCTGTAGTCCGTCCCTGCCTCGCACGCTGCTCGACCACCCCTCGCCGCCCTACGGGGCGTGGTTCGCGCACGCCGCCGCACACCTCCTGTGCTCGATCCCGGTTCGCCGCCGGTCGATGCCGCCCGATTCGCGGCGGGCCCCGAGGTTCCGGCGCCTCGCGCGTGGACGGAACGGCATCAACGCCCGGTGACGACGAGCGCAGGCGTTCCGCCGTCCCGGCTGGGCGTTCCGGTGCGGCAGCGGCAAGTGTCCAGAGCGACGTCGCACACAGCGGGTCTGCCGGGACCCGGCATGGAGGCGCTGGGCCACCCGGACCTTCCGGACGCGACCATGCCCCGGCATGACACCACACGACGCGACGCGGGCGGATCCCCCGAATCGGGTGAGTTTGGATGAGTAATCGTTGTCTTGAGGCCAATCCCTTCTGGACGGAAAGCCGCCTCAGCTGTCGTGCGTGCACTGCCGCGCGGGATTCACCCTCCCTAGATGAGGTGCCACCGCCGAGTCCGTCGCAACCTGCCGGAATGAGGCGATACCGCAGACTGCTCACCGCCGCCGCCGTTCTCGTCGCCCTCGGCGTCGGAGGATGCGCGGACGATCCGACCGAGCCCCCGGTGTGCGAGAGCCTCGCCGCCGCTCAGGTGACCGTCGACCACATCCGGGAAACCAACGACTCCGAGAACGGACTCAGCCAGCTCAGGCCCTATCTGGCACAGCTGAGGACCGATCTGCAACAGCTCTACGCCGACGCCAAGACGCAGTACGCGCCGCAGGCCGAAGCTCTGCGGACCTCCGTGGACGAGCTCTCGACACGCGTGGACACCGCGAAGGCCGACCCGAACACGGAGAACATCGCCGCAGTGCGGAGCGCGGTCGGTGGCGTCCGCGAGAGCGCGCGGCAGCTGCGCGACGCGTTGGCCGGAACCTGCTGAACGGCCCGGCCACCGGCCGCCCCGACGAACTCGCCCGCTGCGGATGGCGCGCGCGTACGCGGATCGGCGCACGCTCTGCGACGGCGAAGGACCACATCTCAGCCCACTCGGCGGGAGGCACGGCCATGACCACTTTCACGGTATGGAAGTTCGACAACACCACGGACGCGGACGGGATCTACTCGGCCCTCCAACAGGCGGCCGACGACGGACTGGTCACGATCGTCGACCACGCCGTCGTCCGCTGGCCGGAAGGCGCGGACCGGCCGGACATCGACCACAAGCACAACAGCGTCCGGAAAGGCGCTGGGTGGGGGGCGCTCTGGGGTCTCGTCGTCGGTGCGCTGTTCTTCGTTCCGGTCGTGGGTGGGGTGGTCGGCGCCTCGATCGGTGCGATCAGCAAGGCGACGGAGGGCACCGGCATCACCAAGGAGGATCTGGAGAGGATCCGCACGCAGGTGACCGAGGGAACGTCGGCGCTGTTCCTCGTCACCGACAAGGGTGACCTGGACCGCTTGGGCGAGCGGTTCCACGGCATGCACAGCACGC
Coding sequences within:
- a CDS encoding DUF1269 domain-containing protein, coding for MTTFTVWKFDNTTDADGIYSALQQAADDGLVTIVDHAVVRWPEGADRPDIDHKHNSVRKGAGWGALWGLVVGALFFVPVVGGVVGASIGAISKATEGTGITKEDLERIRTQVTEGTSALFLVTDKGDLDRLGERFHGMHSTLVATNLTEGEREILFETFGDHRG